One genomic region from Chthonomonas calidirosea T49 encodes:
- a CDS encoding response regulator transcription factor, with the protein MPKKILAVDDERAIVRLVQINLERQGYQVVTAYDGKEALEKVASEKPDLVVLDVMMPYMDGFEVLQQLRKNPETRDLPVIMLTAKAQDTDVFRGYTSGVDLYLTKPFNPMELVSFVKRIFSSMESNEGGNVLDLG; encoded by the coding sequence ATGCCCAAGAAGATACTAGCGGTAGATGATGAGCGGGCCATTGTGCGCCTTGTACAGATTAATCTTGAACGGCAGGGTTACCAGGTGGTAACGGCTTACGATGGTAAAGAGGCACTTGAAAAGGTGGCTTCGGAAAAGCCAGACCTCGTTGTTCTTGACGTAATGATGCCCTACATGGACGGTTTTGAGGTATTGCAACAGTTGAGGAAGAACCCGGAAACACGCGATCTGCCGGTCATCATGCTAACCGCCAAAGCACAAGATACGGACGTGTTCCGCGGGTACACCAGTGGAGTTGACCTCTATCTTACCAAACCCTTTAACCCCATGGAGCTTGTTTCTTTCGTGAAGCGTATTTTTAGCTCTATGGAGTCGAATGAGGGTGGTAATGTGCTTGATCTCGGTTAG
- a CDS encoding bifunctional nuclease family protein, translating to MGESDYRDRYGDEPQEGKEQSEPSSEPDKESIEEAMRELFRKWNLDDESAELPARSPDRPLEARQVQVVNVFQETHSMFPDVGSDSIFVLLKDNLGRRLRIHIEKGVAFAIAFALQGATPDRPGTHDLLKVVIERLGATLDHVIIDDLYQSIFYAKIVLSHEGKLIEIDSRSSDAIALALRFDAPIYVAESVLEAVQSD from the coding sequence ATGGGAGAGAGCGATTACAGAGATCGATATGGTGATGAGCCTCAAGAAGGAAAGGAGCAATCCGAGCCTTCATCGGAGCCCGATAAGGAGTCCATTGAGGAAGCTATGCGGGAGCTTTTTCGCAAGTGGAATCTCGATGATGAGAGCGCAGAGCTTCCCGCTCGTTCCCCCGATCGGCCCCTTGAAGCTCGTCAGGTACAGGTTGTCAATGTATTTCAAGAGACCCACAGTATGTTTCCCGATGTTGGGTCGGATTCGATCTTTGTTCTCCTAAAAGACAATCTTGGAAGGCGTCTCCGCATTCATATCGAAAAAGGGGTTGCATTTGCCATTGCCTTTGCTCTGCAGGGGGCTACCCCCGATCGGCCTGGCACGCATGATCTGCTGAAAGTAGTCATCGAGCGTTTAGGGGCCACGCTTGATCACGTGATCATTGACGATCTCTATCAATCGATCTTTTATGCCAAGATCGTGCTATCTCATGAGGGAAAGCTGATTGAGATCGATTCGCGTTCAAGCGATGCGATCGCGCTGGCTTTGCGTTTTGATGCGCCGATTTATGTGGCCGAGTCGGTGCTAGAGGCAGTGCAGTCGGATTAG
- the hpt gene encoding hypoxanthine phosphoribosyltransferase, which yields MNRMSDITEALPPHRVVPFITEEQIQHRLQQLGKQITEDYRDVHRPLLLVGVLKGAAIFLADLVRSISRPVEFDFVAISSYGKATHTSGEVRILKDLDASVAGKDVIIVEDILDTGLTLRFSYLMENIRNRHAASVSVCVLLDKPSRRRVPIEVRYCGFRIDNHFVVGYGMDYAEQYRNLPYIGIVEISE from the coding sequence ATGAACCGTATGTCTGACATTACCGAAGCTCTACCACCTCATCGAGTGGTGCCCTTTATCACCGAGGAGCAGATACAGCATCGGTTACAACAGTTGGGCAAGCAGATCACCGAGGACTATCGAGATGTCCATCGCCCATTGCTGTTGGTAGGGGTCTTAAAAGGCGCTGCCATCTTTTTGGCGGACCTTGTACGCAGCATCTCACGCCCTGTGGAATTCGACTTTGTAGCCATCTCATCTTATGGAAAAGCAACTCACACTTCCGGCGAGGTGCGTATTCTGAAAGATCTTGACGCCTCAGTAGCGGGCAAGGATGTGATCATTGTAGAGGATATTCTAGACACGGGGTTAACTCTGAGGTTTAGCTATCTGATGGAGAACATACGCAATCGGCATGCTGCCAGCGTATCCGTATGTGTACTGCTTGACAAACCCTCAAGGAGGCGAGTTCCGATTGAGGTGCGCTATTGCGGGTTTCGAATTGATAACCATTTTGTGGTAGGTTACGGCATGGACTATGCCGAGCAGTACAGAAACCTTCCTTACATAGGAATCGTAGAAATAAGTGAATAA
- the gcvPB gene encoding aminomethyl-transferring glycine dehydrogenase subunit GcvPB, which translates to MLNNNLQTSNPTPLDSHEPLIFELSRPGKIGANLPEEDVPHYELQEMLPAHLIRDDLPLPEVSELDVVRHFTRLSQRNYGIDVGFYPLGSCTMKYNPKVHEKIASMPGFALLHPLQPEKTVQGALSIIWRLQNFLTEISGMDATTLQPAAGAHGELLAMMMTRAYHLERGDYQRNEIVIPDSAHGTNPASAARCGFTVRSIPSGSDGCVALEELKKVLSERTAALMLTNPNTLGLFETEVVEICALVHEVGGLVYCDGANMNALLGIARPGDMGFDIMHFNLHKTFSTPHGGGGPGGGAVSVKKHLDPFLPVPVVERQTEGEREIYRLNYERPRSIGRIHSFYGAFLVALRAYAYILTLGPKGLREVAENAILNANYVRALLKEHYDVAYNSPVCMHEVVLSAKRQKQESGVRALDISKRLMDYGFHPPTNYFPLIVPEALMIEPTETESKQTLDRFIAAMIQIAEEAKENPELVKSAPHGTPVSRLDEAKAVKQLDVRYEPLFAKKGT; encoded by the coding sequence CTCATCTTTGAGCTTAGCCGTCCAGGAAAGATCGGTGCCAACCTGCCCGAGGAAGACGTACCGCACTACGAGCTGCAGGAGATGCTGCCAGCCCATCTGATTCGAGACGATTTGCCGCTTCCGGAGGTCTCCGAGCTAGATGTCGTCCGTCACTTTACCCGTCTCTCTCAGCGCAACTACGGTATAGATGTCGGCTTTTATCCTTTGGGCTCTTGTACCATGAAATACAACCCAAAGGTACACGAAAAGATCGCTAGCATGCCGGGGTTCGCGCTGTTGCATCCTCTTCAACCGGAGAAAACAGTGCAGGGTGCGCTCTCCATCATATGGAGGCTGCAAAACTTTCTAACCGAAATCAGCGGTATGGATGCAACGACCCTACAGCCAGCAGCAGGTGCCCACGGGGAACTGCTCGCCATGATGATGACACGGGCTTACCATTTAGAGAGGGGAGACTATCAGAGGAATGAGATCGTCATTCCCGACTCGGCCCATGGCACGAATCCAGCGAGCGCAGCGCGCTGTGGGTTTACCGTGCGTTCTATTCCATCCGGTAGTGACGGCTGTGTCGCGCTGGAAGAGCTAAAGAAGGTGCTTAGCGAGCGCACGGCAGCTCTTATGCTGACCAATCCGAATACACTTGGGCTATTTGAAACGGAGGTCGTCGAGATATGTGCTCTGGTGCATGAGGTAGGAGGGCTCGTCTACTGTGATGGAGCAAACATGAACGCCTTACTTGGCATCGCTCGGCCAGGAGATATGGGTTTTGATATCATGCATTTTAACTTGCACAAGACTTTTAGTACGCCTCACGGGGGTGGTGGCCCTGGGGGTGGGGCAGTCAGCGTAAAGAAGCATCTAGATCCCTTCCTGCCAGTGCCCGTGGTCGAGCGACAAACGGAGGGAGAGAGGGAAATCTATCGGCTGAACTACGAGCGTCCGCGTTCCATTGGGCGTATACACTCGTTTTACGGTGCCTTTCTTGTCGCGTTGAGAGCTTACGCTTACATCCTTACTTTAGGCCCGAAAGGACTGCGTGAGGTCGCCGAAAACGCCATACTCAACGCCAATTACGTGCGTGCACTGCTGAAAGAACACTACGACGTAGCCTACAACTCACCTGTATGTATGCATGAGGTGGTGCTATCGGCAAAACGCCAGAAGCAGGAGTCAGGTGTACGCGCGCTCGATATCTCGAAAAGGTTGATGGATTACGGTTTCCATCCCCCGACAAACTACTTTCCTCTGATCGTACCGGAGGCTCTAATGATCGAGCCGACGGAGACGGAGAGTAAACAGACTCTAGATAGGTTCATAGCGGCCATGATCCAAATTGCCGAGGAGGCAAAGGAAAACCCTGAACTCGTGAAATCGGCTCCGCATGGAACTCCGGTATCTCGCCTTGATGAAGCGAAAGCGGTAAAGCAACTGGACGTGAGGTACGAACCTCTGTTCGCGAAGAAGGGTACCTGA
- a CDS encoding tetratricopeptide repeat protein: protein MRSFFLTATIVSALLLVGLRGFCQSQGTVTKPSPPMAPVKPSFESLMNAARQAYSQNKLQDAANVLRQATQLYPDQLPPHELLASIDLQLKNYTEAETEAQKAITLAENQPAPYELLAEALSGQKKYAAAEQALRRAIALEPSDASLWLQLGNTYVQTKNYHEAAQAYLDALGLSPDSLEAHAALGDVYEQLNEHDRAVLEYEAALHLLNQSPLAKTQPGQQLGRQIQMGLANALAGTGRYLQAENLVKQLIAQDPKNADALATLAEVYDTEGKHQQAIETYQQALALNPKDAILWGNLGWAQYNAGDYDAAIASSEKALQLDKTLAYVQFNLGLIYAVKGDWARAKRAYDAGLAVASRTDITSALSDIYHAMSRDSKSVSLREAYSYLENAYFRTFSSESNLIGS from the coding sequence ATGCGTTCCTTTTTCTTGACAGCAACCATTGTGAGCGCTCTTCTGTTGGTAGGGTTGCGGGGCTTTTGCCAATCTCAGGGGACCGTAACGAAGCCATCTCCACCCATGGCTCCTGTTAAGCCTTCTTTTGAGTCCCTAATGAACGCGGCGCGTCAGGCGTATTCCCAAAACAAGCTGCAGGATGCAGCGAATGTGCTACGACAAGCTACGCAACTTTATCCCGATCAGCTGCCTCCGCATGAACTATTAGCTTCTATCGATTTGCAACTCAAGAACTACACAGAGGCGGAGACGGAAGCGCAGAAGGCCATTACATTAGCGGAGAATCAGCCCGCTCCCTATGAGCTGTTGGCAGAGGCCTTGTCGGGTCAAAAGAAGTACGCAGCCGCCGAGCAGGCGCTGCGAAGGGCGATCGCTCTTGAGCCTTCGGATGCCTCTCTATGGCTACAGCTTGGCAATACCTACGTACAGACGAAGAACTATCATGAGGCGGCGCAGGCTTACTTAGATGCCCTTGGGTTATCGCCGGATAGTTTGGAGGCCCATGCGGCCTTAGGGGATGTGTACGAGCAGTTAAATGAGCATGATCGAGCCGTGTTGGAGTATGAGGCGGCCCTCCATTTACTGAATCAAAGCCCACTAGCGAAAACGCAGCCCGGCCAGCAGCTTGGCCGACAGATACAGATGGGGCTGGCGAACGCGCTGGCAGGGACAGGGCGTTATCTGCAGGCTGAGAACCTCGTAAAGCAGCTTATCGCGCAAGACCCCAAAAATGCGGACGCTCTCGCGACTCTTGCAGAGGTGTACGACACGGAAGGGAAGCATCAGCAAGCGATTGAGACGTACCAGCAAGCTTTGGCTCTCAACCCAAAGGACGCGATTTTGTGGGGCAATTTAGGTTGGGCGCAGTACAATGCGGGCGATTATGATGCCGCGATCGCTTCCAGTGAGAAAGCGCTTCAGCTCGACAAGACGCTGGCGTATGTACAGTTCAACCTTGGGCTTATCTACGCGGTAAAGGGAGATTGGGCGCGTGCGAAACGCGCTTACGATGCTGGTTTAGCTGTGGCCTCCCGAACGGATATAACCTCGGCCTTGTCGGATATTTACCATGCTATGTCGCGCGATTCGAAGAGCGTTTCGTTGCGTGAGGCCTATAGTTACTTAGAGAACGCCTACTTTCGAACTTTTTCATCCGAATCAAACCTTATCGGATCATGA
- a CDS encoding ArnT family glycosyltransferase, with product MTTSRPLLSHRVALHLPLLILLFIYLCGALIHAWLVPIGQTGYQDAPDENAHAQYVRTLSLGHLPSFRDWQNDATKQNYEWHQPPLYYLLALPFYRMGYRAVRLLSIFCGAIVIVLTYLVGRNLFPDRDLLAFLGAGIVALLPGHIMLTSVINNDALLEVWFAAAFLAMVVSLREGLTLSRSCWIGLSLGLGLITKVTAILLIPVFLFFLWLMYLSGQQTRKLVISAAVVSCMSLLVAGWWYIRNVIVYGELFPLKEFSQTFAGTAQASVVAQHLGGWGSYWWHSLLWSFMSFWAVFGTPKLAAQGIPAYLPGTVYLLTALISLMMAVGLARVHRQRKGFATYQIHGIWLLMASVGIVGIAFIVFLSHYFQVQGRYMYPVILPLGILMSLGWWGIWRDILPERYLKVACYLLLALLGALSLILLGAIQSANAPTF from the coding sequence ATGACCACTAGTCGTCCTCTGTTAAGTCATCGCGTTGCGTTGCATCTGCCCTTGTTGATCTTGCTTTTTATCTACCTCTGTGGGGCTTTGATCCACGCTTGGCTCGTTCCGATAGGCCAGACGGGCTATCAGGACGCCCCCGATGAAAACGCTCACGCCCAGTATGTTCGCACCTTGTCACTAGGGCATCTGCCCTCGTTCCGCGACTGGCAGAACGATGCCACAAAACAAAATTATGAGTGGCACCAGCCACCGCTTTACTACCTTCTAGCGCTGCCATTTTATCGCATGGGGTATAGAGCCGTTCGGCTCCTCTCCATCTTTTGTGGCGCAATCGTGATTGTGCTGACCTATCTCGTTGGCAGAAACCTGTTTCCCGACAGGGACTTACTCGCTTTTCTGGGGGCGGGCATTGTGGCTTTGCTCCCAGGTCACATCATGCTGACCTCCGTCATCAACAACGATGCGCTCCTTGAGGTTTGGTTTGCTGCCGCTTTCCTCGCGATGGTGGTCAGCTTGAGAGAGGGGCTTACTCTCTCTCGTAGTTGCTGGATAGGTTTGAGCCTAGGGCTGGGGCTCATAACAAAAGTAACTGCTATCCTCCTCATCCCAGTTTTTCTCTTCTTCTTATGGCTTATGTATCTTTCTGGTCAGCAAACGAGAAAACTGGTGATCTCAGCGGCAGTGGTTAGCTGTATGAGCCTTTTGGTGGCAGGTTGGTGGTATATAAGGAACGTCATTGTGTATGGCGAGCTGTTTCCGCTCAAGGAGTTTTCGCAGACTTTTGCTGGAACAGCACAGGCGTCTGTAGTGGCACAGCATCTTGGAGGATGGGGCAGCTACTGGTGGCACAGCCTGTTATGGAGCTTTATGAGTTTCTGGGCTGTTTTTGGCACCCCTAAGCTTGCTGCACAGGGTATACCCGCCTACCTGCCCGGAACCGTCTACCTGCTGACGGCGCTTATTAGCCTAATGATGGCCGTTGGACTAGCAAGGGTTCATCGACAGCGCAAGGGATTTGCGACCTACCAGATTCACGGTATTTGGCTGCTAATGGCGTCCGTGGGGATTGTCGGTATCGCGTTTATTGTCTTTCTGTCTCACTATTTTCAAGTTCAAGGACGATACATGTATCCGGTGATACTGCCCTTGGGGATTCTGATGAGCCTAGGCTGGTGGGGGATTTGGAGAGACATCCTTCCGGAGCGTTACTTGAAAGTAGCGTGCTATCTTCTCTTAGCGCTACTAGGTGCGCTTTCTCTCATTCTCCTTGGCGCCATTCAGTCGGCAAACGCGCCGACATTTTAA
- the guaA gene encoding glutamine-hydrolyzing GMP synthase produces MSSANELVLVLDFGAQYTQLIARRVRECGVYCEIVPGDISAERLAARHPKGLILSGGPSSVYEPQAPKADTGIYALGVPILGICYGLQLMAYQLGGQVEPASHREFGPAEITLLKASPLFQAIGQEGSRLSCWMSHGDKVLSPPAGFELLAMTSATPVAAMADRRRHFYGVQFHPEVEHTPFGKELIRTFLYEICRCRGGWNTQSILDQAIREICERVGDGRVVCGVSGGVDSCCVAALLHRAIGKQLTCIFVDHGLLRKGEAEQVRRDFAEASGIHLIYVDAQDRFLARLKGVTDPEQKRKIVGEEFVRVFEECASEVGGARFLAQGTLYPDVIESGASSKAHVIKTHHNVGGLPKDMQLEVIEPLRMLFKDEVRALALSMGLPESIVWRHPFPGPGLAIRIIGEVTPEKLHILREADAIFVEELQKAGLYRTLSQAFAVLTSIYSVGVMGDQRTYAYPIVLRAVTTEDFMTAQWARLPYEFLEKVSRRIVNEVVGVNRVVYDISTKPPATIEWE; encoded by the coding sequence ATGAGTAGCGCCAATGAGCTGGTTTTAGTCCTTGATTTTGGGGCTCAGTATACCCAGCTTATCGCGCGTCGAGTGCGCGAGTGTGGGGTTTATTGTGAGATCGTTCCTGGTGACATTTCGGCGGAACGTCTCGCGGCCCGCCACCCAAAAGGGCTTATTTTGTCTGGCGGCCCGAGCAGTGTCTATGAGCCGCAAGCTCCTAAGGCCGACACGGGAATATATGCCCTCGGTGTGCCGATTCTCGGCATCTGCTACGGGCTGCAGCTGATGGCTTATCAACTTGGAGGGCAAGTAGAGCCTGCTTCGCATCGGGAGTTCGGGCCTGCGGAGATAACACTGTTGAAGGCAAGTCCTTTGTTTCAGGCGATCGGTCAGGAAGGCTCTCGTCTCTCCTGCTGGATGAGCCATGGAGATAAAGTGCTTAGCCCACCCGCCGGCTTCGAACTGCTGGCTATGACATCGGCTACCCCTGTGGCCGCGATGGCCGACAGACGTCGGCACTTTTATGGGGTTCAGTTCCATCCAGAGGTTGAGCACACTCCCTTCGGGAAGGAGCTAATTCGCACGTTTCTGTATGAGATCTGTCGGTGCAGGGGTGGGTGGAACACGCAATCCATTCTGGATCAAGCAATTCGTGAAATATGTGAACGCGTTGGTGACGGCCGTGTCGTGTGTGGTGTGTCGGGCGGTGTGGATAGCTGCTGTGTGGCTGCCTTGCTTCATCGGGCTATTGGAAAGCAGTTGACCTGTATTTTTGTGGATCATGGTCTTCTGCGCAAGGGGGAGGCCGAGCAGGTACGTAGGGATTTCGCAGAGGCCTCCGGCATCCATTTGATATATGTAGACGCACAAGATCGCTTCCTGGCACGACTTAAAGGCGTAACGGACCCGGAGCAGAAGCGGAAGATCGTTGGGGAGGAGTTCGTGCGAGTTTTTGAGGAATGTGCCTCAGAAGTTGGAGGGGCCAGGTTTCTTGCACAGGGTACGCTTTATCCCGACGTTATTGAGAGTGGCGCTAGCAGCAAAGCCCATGTTATCAAGACCCATCACAACGTCGGCGGACTCCCTAAGGACATGCAGCTTGAGGTCATCGAGCCCTTGCGCATGCTATTCAAAGATGAAGTGCGTGCCTTAGCTCTCTCCATGGGTCTGCCGGAAAGCATTGTGTGGCGTCATCCGTTTCCTGGTCCCGGCCTAGCGATTCGCATTATTGGCGAAGTGACCCCTGAGAAGCTGCACATTCTTCGCGAGGCTGACGCCATCTTTGTTGAGGAGCTGCAGAAGGCCGGCCTGTATCGTACGCTCAGTCAAGCGTTTGCTGTTCTTACCTCTATCTACAGCGTAGGGGTGATGGGTGATCAGCGAACTTACGCCTATCCTATTGTGCTCAGAGCGGTGACAACGGAGGACTTTATGACAGCCCAGTGGGCACGTCTGCCCTATGAATTTCTCGAAAAAGTGAGTCGTCGTATCGTCAACGAGGTCGTCGGAGTCAATCGTGTCGTTTATGACATCAGCACCAAGCCGCCGGCAACTATCGAGTGGGAATGA
- the rho gene encoding transcription termination factor Rho, which yields MEDTTTTSFDLSMLENKSLAELQELAKELGIPPSSNGVRKDELISKILQVQSERNIMIFAKGILEIMPEGWGFLRRSNFSPNAEDIYVAQAQIKRFGLKTGDEVAGMIRPPKDTEKYYGLLRVETVNGVDPEVARNRVNFDDLTPIYPNERLVLETSRTEMTGRIMDLICPIGKGQRGLIVAQPKAGKTTLLKTIANAITTNHPECVLIVLLIDERPEEVTDIRRSVRGEVISSTFDETPENHMRVADMVLEQAKRLAEGKRDVVVLMDSLTRYTRASNLTVNPSGRTLAGGLDPAALYRPKRFFGAARNIEEGGSLTILATALVDTGSRMDDLIFEEYKGTGNMEVELDRSLADRRIFPAISIVKSGTRHDELLYDEETYRQITKLRRLLYSLDPAEALELLRDRLQHTKSNKEFLAMVERTLKKDVD from the coding sequence ATGGAAGACACAACAACCACCAGCTTCGACCTATCCATGCTCGAAAATAAGAGCCTTGCTGAGCTTCAGGAGCTAGCTAAGGAACTCGGCATTCCGCCTAGCTCAAACGGCGTTCGCAAGGACGAGCTGATCAGCAAGATACTTCAGGTTCAGTCTGAAAGAAATATCATGATCTTCGCGAAAGGCATCCTCGAGATCATGCCGGAGGGGTGGGGGTTTTTACGCCGCAGCAACTTCTCCCCGAACGCTGAGGACATCTATGTGGCCCAAGCGCAGATCAAGCGTTTTGGCCTAAAAACCGGCGACGAGGTGGCGGGTATGATCCGCCCACCTAAGGACACGGAGAAGTACTATGGGCTTTTACGCGTAGAGACGGTGAACGGCGTAGACCCGGAAGTCGCTCGTAATCGCGTTAACTTCGATGACCTTACCCCGATCTATCCCAATGAGCGGTTAGTGCTTGAAACGAGCCGTACCGAAATGACCGGGCGAATTATGGACCTCATTTGCCCGATAGGGAAGGGACAGCGCGGTCTTATCGTCGCCCAACCGAAGGCCGGAAAAACAACCCTCCTGAAAACCATTGCCAATGCCATCACCACGAACCATCCTGAGTGCGTTCTGATCGTGTTGCTGATCGATGAACGCCCTGAGGAGGTAACGGATATTCGGCGTAGCGTTCGGGGTGAGGTTATTAGCTCCACGTTTGATGAAACACCGGAAAACCATATGCGCGTGGCCGATATGGTGCTTGAGCAGGCCAAGCGACTGGCAGAGGGTAAGCGGGATGTGGTTGTCCTTATGGACAGCTTGACGCGCTACACACGGGCATCGAATCTTACGGTGAACCCAAGTGGACGCACGTTAGCGGGTGGACTTGACCCCGCAGCTCTCTACAGGCCGAAACGATTTTTTGGAGCAGCACGTAACATAGAAGAGGGAGGTAGCTTAACCATATTGGCTACCGCTTTGGTAGATACCGGTAGCCGCATGGACGACCTGATTTTCGAGGAGTACAAGGGAACCGGCAACATGGAAGTTGAGCTTGACAGAAGCCTAGCAGACCGCCGGATCTTTCCAGCTATCTCCATCGTTAAATCAGGTACGCGACACGATGAACTCCTCTACGACGAAGAGACCTATCGCCAGATTACAAAACTGCGTCGGCTGCTCTACAGCCTCGATCCGGCAGAGGCTCTTGAGTTACTGCGAGATCGTTTGCAACATACAAAGTCAAATAAAGAGTTTCTGGCGATGGTGGAGCGCACTTTGAAGAAGGATGTGGACTAG
- a CDS encoding bifunctional metallophosphatase/5'-nucleotidase yields MSFFILHTNDFHNKLTSEKAERIRELKQSLGDRCLLLLDAGDAISAGNLNYHLRGEPILDLMNACGYDAMTLGNREFHFTKVGLRCKIGRATFPILCANLYEKDSSFTYSRPMDTYFASSPSLPLQPAFIRTAPLQQKVLVVGLTVPMITARMASRSISAYLFENPLKVATEMIPRLQAWVQPDLTIALTHIGVAMDRRLAESVPTLDLIIGGHTHELLPQGEWVGDTLIVQAGCYARHIGYVEWDFQRGRGEKGRLTARVEAL; encoded by the coding sequence ATGAGTTTTTTTATTTTACATACCAACGACTTCCATAACAAACTGACTTCCGAAAAGGCCGAGCGGATCCGGGAACTGAAGCAATCGCTGGGAGATCGTTGCTTGCTGCTTTTAGATGCCGGGGATGCCATCTCTGCAGGTAATCTTAACTACCATCTTCGGGGCGAGCCGATCCTCGATCTAATGAATGCCTGCGGCTACGACGCGATGACCCTGGGGAACCGCGAGTTTCATTTTACGAAGGTGGGGCTACGCTGTAAAATTGGTCGTGCGACGTTTCCTATCCTTTGTGCTAATCTATATGAGAAGGACAGCTCTTTCACATATTCCCGACCGATGGACACCTATTTCGCTTCATCGCCAAGCTTGCCTCTGCAGCCCGCCTTCATCCGAACAGCGCCACTCCAGCAGAAAGTTCTGGTGGTTGGCCTCACGGTTCCGATGATCACCGCCCGTATGGCGAGCCGTTCCATCTCCGCCTATCTGTTTGAAAATCCCCTCAAAGTTGCCACAGAGATGATCCCGCGTCTTCAAGCGTGGGTTCAGCCCGATCTCACCATTGCATTAACTCATATCGGCGTTGCAATGGATAGGAGGTTGGCGGAGTCGGTGCCCACCCTCGATCTTATCATTGGAGGGCATACTCACGAGCTGCTCCCGCAGGGAGAGTGGGTAGGGGACACGCTCATCGTTCAGGCGGGCTGCTATGCGAGGCACATTGGGTATGTCGAGTGGGATTTTCAGCGGGGTAGAGGGGAGAAGGGGCGTCTCACCGCCAGGGTTGAGGCTTTATGA